The Piliocolobus tephrosceles isolate RC106 chromosome 16, ASM277652v3, whole genome shotgun sequence DNA window agccgagatggtgccactgcacttcagcctgggtgacagagtgagactccatctccaaaaaaaaaaaaaaaagtaggcaattCTCAGAATGCAGCTGTGAAGACGAAGAGAAGGTGGCATCTggagaggttttttttgtttttaagatggagtttcgctcttgtcacccaggctggagtacaatggcacgatctcagctcaccacaacctccttccacttcccaggttcaagtgattctcctgcctcagcctcccgaggagctggaattacaggcatgcgccaccatgcctggctaatgtatttttagtagagacagggtttccccatgttggtcaggctggactcgaactcccaacctcaggtgatccatccacctcagcctcccaaagctatgggattacaggcgtgagccactgtgcccggccctggaGAGGTTTTTAAAAGATGGCGGAAGGCTGTTTGGAGGAGTCCACCCCCATCTCCCCTGGGTAAAAGGAAAGCGGAAGAGAGAACCACAAAGAAGGCTTGGGGGAAAGCCGTGGAGTGAGGCGATAAGGGCTTGTGTCCAAGGGATTCCTGGTCACTGGAATCCCTATCAGGCCTGCATTTcctcctcacccccatccccttcCTTGCCACTGGCTTAGTCCTCCATGGGGCTAGAAGAGAGAAGGACTGAGTCGAGTGGCACCTTAGAAGACGTTGTGTGCCTTCAGAGGTCTTTCCACCTGCCTGTAAGCCGGGGTTGgtgctggggcaggagaggggtcggagggaggggaaagagggacTGGAGCTAGTAGTGTAAGCTCTGCAGGcaagggtgggagaggggagtAGGGAGGACAGGAGGTGTGAAGGCTGTTTCTGGAAGCGAAGCTGCAGCGGGAAGCGGGCTGGGACCTGGGGGAATGCTGCCAGGGGCTGCAGGGGGGTCCATTGAAGGCCCCCTTGCCCACAGGTCCTCATGCCTCTCCTCCTCTTGCTGCTCCTGCTGCCAAGCCCCTTGCATCCCCACCCCATCTGTGAGGTCTCCAAAGTGGCCAGCCACCTAGAAGTGAACTGTGACAAGAGGAATCTGAGAGCACTGCCTCCAGACCTGCCAAAAGACATGACAATCCTCCACTTGGGTGAGAACCTCCTGTACACCTTCTCCCTGGCATCCCTGCTGCCTTTCACTCGCCTCACTCAGCTGTCCCTAGATAAGTGCGAGCTCACCAAGCTCCAGGTCGATGGGACACTGCCAGTGCTCGGGACCCTGGATCTATCCCACAATAAGCTGCAAAGCCTGCCCTTGCTAGGGCAGACACTGCCTGCTCTCACCATCCTGGACGTCTCCTTCAACCAGCTGACCTCGCTGCCTCTTGGTGCCCTGCATGGTCTTGGCAAACTCCAAGAGCTCTACCTGAAAGGCAATGAGCTGAAGACCCTGCCCCCAGGGCTCCTGACGCCCACACCCAAGCTGGAGAAGCTCAGTCTGGCTAACAACCACTTGACCGAGCTCCCCGCCGGGCTCCTGGATGGGCTGGGGAATCTCGACACCCTCCTCCTCCAAGAGAACTCGCTGTCTACGATACCAAAGGGCTTTTTTGGGTTCCACCTCCTGCCTTTTGCTTTTCTCCATGGGAACCCCTGGTTATGCAACTGTGAGATCCTCTATTTTCGTCGCTGGCTGCAGGACAATGCCGAAAATGTCTACGTGTGGAAGGAAGGTGTGGACGTCAAGGCCATGACCTCTAACGTGGCCAGTGTGCAGTGTGACAATTCAGACAAGATTCCTGTCTACAAATACCCGGGAAAGGGATGCCCCACCCTTGGTGATGAAGATGACCCAGGCCTATATGATTACTACACAGACGAGGACACTGAGGGTGATGAGGTGCGTGCCACAAGGACTGTGGTCAAGTTCTCCACCAAAGCCCATACAACTCCCTGGGGTCTATTCCACTCATGGTCTGCTGCTTCTGTAGACAGCCAAATGCCCTCCTCCTTGCATCCAACACAAGAATCCACTAAGGAGCAGACCACATTCCCACCCAGATGGACCCCAGATTTCACACTTCACACGGGATCCACCACATTCTCCAAAACTCCAAAATCCACTACTGAACTGACCCCAGGCCCGACCACCCCAGAGCCCGCCCCAAGCCCAATCACCCAGGAGCCCACCCCAAGCCCAACCACCCCGGAGCCCACCCCAAGCCCGACCACCCCGGAGCCCACCCCNNNNNNNNNNCACCCCGGAGCCCACCCCAAGCCCGACCACCCCGGAGCCCACTCCAACTCAGACCACCCCAGAGCTGGCCTCAAGCCCGACCATCCCAGAGTCCACCACAAGCCTGATCACTCCAAAAAGCGTCATATTTTTGACTACCACAAAACCCGTATCACTCTTAGAATCCACCAAAAAAACCACCCCTGAATTTGATCAGCAACCAAAGCTCCGTGAGGTGCTCCAAGGGCATTTCGAGAGCTACAGAAACGACCCTTTTCTCCACGCCGACTTTTGCTGCCTCCTCCCCCTGGGCTTCTATGTCTTGGGTCTCCTCTGGCTGCTCTTTGCCTCTGTGGTCCTCATCCTGCTGCTGACCTGGGTCAGGCATGTGAAACCACAGGCCCTGGACTCTGGCCAAGGTGCTCCTGTGGCCACAGCCACACAAACCACACATCTGGAGCTGCAGAGGGGACGGCAAGTGACGGTGCCCCGGGCCTGGCTTCTCTTCCTTCGAGGCTCACTCCCCACTTTCCGCTCCAGCCTCTTCCTGTGGGTACGGCCTAATGGCCGTGTGGGGCCTCTAGTAGCAGGAAGGAGGCCCTCAGCTCTGAGTCAGGGTCGTGGTCAGGACCTGCTGGGCACAGTGAGCATTAGGTACTCTGGCCACAGCCTCTGAGGGTGGGAGGCTTGTGGACCTTGAGAGAGGAGCCTACGGGCTCTTCTATCGAATCtagttgggggttggggggatgaGGAACACAGTCATGGGGGAGGGGTCTTAATTCCTTTTTCTGTATCAGAAGCCCTCTCTTCACACCACAGGCACACAACTTCAGTCCCGGCAAAGTAGAAGGGGTAATGACATGGAGTTGGGTGGGTCACAGGACAAAGCTCCCGATGCTGCATGGGGCGCTGCCAGACCTCGCGGTGAATCATTTTGGCAGAATACAGCATGGTTCCCACGTGCATCCATGCACAGAAGAAAATCTGGAAAGTGATTTATCAGGATGTGAGCACTCATTGTGTCTGGATGTTACAAATATgggtggttttattttctttttccctgtttagcattttctagttttccactattattgtatattatctgtataataaaaaacaattttaggtttgggagtgatggctcatgcctgtaatcccagcactttgggaggccaaggtgggtggatcgccagaggtcaggagtgcgagaccagcctggcaaacatggtgaaaccctgtctctactaaaaatacaaaaattagccaggcatggtggtgcacacctttaatcccagctactcgggaggctggggcagaagaatcacttgaacctgggaggtggaagttgcagagagccaagattgtgccactgaactccagcctgggtaacagagtaaggctccatctaaaaaaaaaaaaaaaaaaaaaaaatgccttctggccgggtgcaggggctcacacctgtaattccacactctggaaggctgaggcgggtgggttgctttggcccaggagtttgacaccaggcttggcaacatggcaaaacctgatcaccacaaaaaatgcaaaatgtcagccaggtgtggtggtgtgtgcctgtggtcccagttacctgggtggctgaggagggaggatcacctgagcctgggagatggaggctgcagtgagccctgactgtgccactgtactccagcctgggtgacagagtgagagcctgtctcaaaacaacttGGTTTCTTTTGGTGAAGAGTGCCTGGGGCACCTATCATGAGAATTCACAAGGCTCCAACTGTCCCTACACTGGTCACAACTTATCCAATAGACCTTCAGTTATAGCCTGCACTTCCCCTGCCTGGGgtgcctccttctctcctccaggGCTGGCCACCCACCAGGCCACCCTAGGCATCAGATCCAGCTCAAAAATTGTCGTCTTCCTGGAGTTTAACGACAACTGCTGACACCCACCTGGCAGCAGCCTGCAGTACTAGGGGCAAAGGTGGGTGCCTGCTTTGCACCTGCAGCCTCAGAAGTGGAGCTCTCACTGCCCAGGTCAGCAGGACAGCAAGGGGTGGGCCTTGCAGCATGCACCATTTGGTGAGTGTGACTGAAGAGTCTTGGGTTTCCTGCTCTCAGGCTGGGACACAGGCAAACGGAACCCCATTTTTCTCATAAATCCTACCATTCCCTAAACACACTGGTGTGGCTTCCTCTCCTGCATTGTCTCCAGCCCAATCCAGGGCTTGGGGCCCAGAGAATGGGACCATGGAGACCCCCATCCCCCTCCAGATGGTCCCGGAAGATCTCCCAAACCTGAAAGTCTGACTGCATCTCTCCCCAGGTGGAAGATCAACTCCTGAGCTTGGCAGTCAGGGAGTGCCATGCACTGTCCCCACCTGACAGTCCAGCTTCATCTCAAGGCAGATCACAGCCTGTGCTCCAACTCTCACAAGCCTATAGATCACCTGCTCCCCGACAGTGTTTTACTCTAGGCCTTTGCCCTCAGTCCAGCCAGGTGTGCTGTCCTTGCCCCCTCCCCAGCCAGTATAACCACTCAGTGTGCAAATCACTTCTCCCAGGTGAGGTCAGGTGCTTTCCAGGTTACCCTGCAACACTATTGCTACACTCAGTTTCCCAACTGCTCCGGTATAATCTTGCCTTCTGGACTGGAAACTCCTTAAGGACAAGGTCTAGGCTTCAAGTGTCTCGCAATAGCCACTAAGGCCCAGGACAGAGTGTACACGGAGGCAGCAGCAGGGGTGACACGATGCTGAGCTCCACCTCTTCTGCTGATGAGGCTCTGCCAAAGGGACAGCTCCCACCTGCTGCCTGCCTGTCCCCTAGCCTGGCCAGCACTCCTCAGTTTGACCTTCCCAAGCTCTTTTATGCCCCCAAGAGGTTTTAAGGCTCCTTGAGGGCTGGCCTGGGAACTACACATCTTCTAAAGAAACGGATAAGGTTCTTACTCTCCCCAGCCAAGGACCCAGATCAGGTCTCTGGCCAGCATCCCCCTTTCCTCAAGCTCCCAGTGCCCACCCACTTAAGCCCTGGCCCTGCACGCGCACTGCCTCCAGCCCACAATGGtctgccttcctctctctttaTTTCCTCCCTCTTTAGGCTGTAGAAACAGTCATCAGACCGAGGGGCTTTTCCTGGGGATTATGTGAAATGATCTGTGTCTGTGGCATTCTTGGGCAAGTGGCTGGAGGAAACACACCGGGCCTGGGATTTGAGTTTTTCTAGCCCTGTCAGCTGCTGTGGCATGACAGATTTATACAGCATTTGCATAAAACCAGCGGCTGCTCTTTCTTTaaccatttttcttaaaaactccAGTTCCTATTCTCCAGGGGCACCAGCTTCTTTGTCCAGTCTCCTCCCCTCTCCTAGCCACCCCCCAGACTCTCCAGATTTGGGGCTGGTGTTATCAATCCGATTTATTAAGTCCTCAGTGAGGGGGAGGAGGGACCACATCTCCCTCTGTAGGTCCTTTGACCATCTTGATGGCTTCTGCTCCTCCCTGTCCCCTCagttctgccttggtctccccacTGAGAAGGGGGATCTTCTGCTGTCCTGTGTGCCCTGAAACTAAAACCCAGGGGGAGGCCAGAAATCCTCAGGAAGTTTTCCAGCTCCCTGCAAGAATAGCCAGGGACAGAGAAATCACAGGATCAGGACGAGCAGGGCAAGCTGGAGCAGGGGGTAGAACAGACCAAGTCCTTTACCGCAGAGGAAGAAACCACACTGTGGAAGGGGAAATAAATAGAGGGGTCCTGGGCAGCAGAGTCCAGGCCCCCAGGGCGCAGTGGCCATAGACGCAGCAGGCAAGTGGGAGCCCCTGGCCGCTTCAGCCACTGAGGAAGAGACGCTTGTAGGCCTTGTTCATCTGCTCCAAGAAGATGAAGGTGAGGACGGTGTGGGGGCCCAGGCGGGCATAGTAAGGTGTGAAACCTTTCCACAGGCTGAAGAAGCCCTCATAGCGGACAACCTTGAACAGGACATCCTAGACACAGACAAGCAGGGCGCTGGGGCTAGGACTCTAGGGCCCCATCCCCCTTACCCAGCTGCCTTCACGCCTTTCCCAGGGGATCCGACACCCCACCCAGGCTCCCA harbors:
- the GP1BA gene encoding LOW QUALITY PROTEIN: platelet glycoprotein Ib alpha chain (The sequence of the model RefSeq protein was modified relative to this genomic sequence to represent the inferred CDS: inserted 2 bases in 1 codon) gives rise to the protein MGLEERRTESSGTLEDVVCLQRSFHLPVLMPLLLLLLLLPSPLHPHPICEVSKVASHLEVNCDKRNLRALPPDLPKDMTILHLGENLLYTFSLASLLPFTRLTQLSLDKCELTKLQVDGTLPVLGTLDLSHNKLQSLPLLGQTLPALTILDVSFNQLTSLPLGALHGLGKLQELYLKGNELKTLPPGLLTPTPKLEKLSLANNHLTELPAGLLDGLGNLDTLLLQENSLSTIPKGFFGFHLLPFAFLHGNPWLCNCEILYFRRWLQDNAENVYVWKEGVDVKAMTSNVASVQCDNSDKIPVYKYPGKGCPTLGDEDDPGLYDYYTDEDTEGDEVRATRTVVKFSTKAHTTPWGLFHSWSAASVDSQMPSSLHPTQESTKEQTTFPPRWTPDFTLHTGSTTFSKTPKSTTELTPGPTTPEPAPSPITQEPTPSPTTPEPTPSPTTPEPTXXXXXTPEPTPSPTTPEPTPTQTTPELASSPTIPESTTSLITPKSVIFLTTTKPVSLLESTKKTTPEFDQQPKLREVLQGHFESYRNDPFLHADFCCLLPLGFYVLGLLWLLFASVVLILLLTWVRHVKPQALDSGQGAPVATATQTTHLELQRGRQVTVPRAWLLFLRGSLPTFRSSLFLWVRPNGRVGPLVAGRRPSALSQGRGQDLLGTVSIRYSGHSL